The proteins below are encoded in one region of Paralysiella testudinis:
- a CDS encoding bifunctional biotin--[acetyl-CoA-carboxylase] ligase/type III pantothenate kinase gives MHAQHWALLALLADGHRHHIRTLAQALGQKPAQLNAAWQRMPAHLRGLLRQHDGQWRLVRPLAILSRDAIEQHARSHGFQAALIEETDSSNNQLLLRARQSAAAAHQHICVTYAQSAGRGRQGREWVSRSGECLMLSIGWAFDLPQAQLGGLALVVALAVCRSLHDVGVAAQIKWPNDLVLGADKLGGILIETVRQQAQTVAVIGIGLNFVLPKTIAQATSIQTVAPATRVADVYARLLHHLAAMLPQFNQHGFAPFQAAYQQHHRDHQQTVHLLQQQQPLCEGTVLGITEHGALRLRTAAGEQTVVSGEISLRPGAMAAPVATAHKYLLLDGGNSKLKWAWVEHGHIRHSGKAAYADLRQIASDWRQYGAGTERIVGSAVCGAAKQALVAAQLPQAIEWLSSMPQALGVRNHYRNPAEHGADRWFNVLGSRRYSQHACVVVSSGTAVTIDALTDDNHYLGGSILPGFHLMKEAMAERTANLNRPLGKAYPFATTTPNALASGIMDAVCGAIILMHGRLQHKVGAGKPVDLIITGGGAAKVAQALPPQFSLDNRVEIVDNLVIYGLLNWVEHT, from the coding sequence ATGCACGCACAACACTGGGCCTTATTGGCGCTGCTGGCCGATGGCCACCGCCACCACATCCGCACCTTGGCGCAAGCGCTGGGGCAAAAACCGGCGCAACTGAACGCCGCCTGGCAACGCATGCCTGCGCATTTGCGCGGCCTGTTGCGCCAGCACGACGGCCAATGGCGGCTGGTGCGCCCGTTGGCCATTCTCAGCCGCGATGCCATCGAGCAACACGCCCGCAGCCACGGCTTTCAGGCAGCCTTAATCGAAGAAACCGATTCCAGCAACAACCAGTTGCTATTGCGGGCGCGGCAATCGGCTGCCGCAGCACATCAGCACATCTGCGTGACCTATGCCCAAAGTGCCGGACGCGGCCGTCAAGGGCGTGAATGGGTGAGCCGTAGCGGCGAGTGCCTGATGCTGAGCATCGGCTGGGCTTTCGACTTGCCGCAAGCGCAATTGGGCGGCTTGGCGCTGGTGGTGGCGCTGGCGGTGTGCCGCAGCCTGCACGATGTGGGCGTGGCGGCGCAAATCAAATGGCCCAACGACTTGGTGCTGGGTGCCGACAAATTGGGCGGTATTCTGATTGAAACCGTGCGCCAGCAAGCGCAAACCGTGGCGGTGATTGGCATTGGCCTCAATTTTGTGTTGCCCAAAACCATTGCCCAGGCCACGTCGATCCAAACCGTGGCGCCCGCCACCCGAGTGGCAGATGTTTACGCCCGCTTGCTGCACCACTTGGCCGCCATGTTGCCGCAGTTCAACCAACACGGCTTTGCGCCTTTTCAGGCAGCCTATCAACAACATCACCGCGACCACCAGCAAACCGTGCATTTGCTGCAGCAGCAACAGCCTTTGTGCGAAGGCACTGTATTGGGCATTACCGAACACGGCGCCCTGCGCCTGCGCACCGCGGCAGGCGAGCAAACCGTGGTAAGCGGCGAAATCAGCTTGCGCCCGGGGGCGATGGCCGCGCCGGTGGCCACTGCGCACAAATACCTGCTGCTCGATGGCGGCAACAGCAAGCTGAAATGGGCATGGGTGGAACACGGCCACATCCGCCACAGCGGCAAAGCCGCCTATGCCGACTTGCGCCAGATCGCCAGCGATTGGCGCCAATACGGCGCCGGCACCGAGCGTATTGTCGGCTCCGCCGTGTGCGGCGCGGCCAAGCAGGCGTTGGTGGCAGCGCAATTGCCGCAAGCCATCGAATGGCTGTCGTCAATGCCGCAAGCCTTGGGCGTGCGCAACCACTATCGCAACCCGGCCGAACACGGAGCCGACCGTTGGTTTAATGTGCTGGGCAGCCGTCGCTATAGCCAACACGCTTGCGTGGTGGTGAGCAGCGGCACCGCGGTAACCATTGATGCGCTCACCGACGACAACCACTACTTGGGCGGCAGCATCCTGCCCGGTTTTCACCTGATGAAAGAAGCCATGGCCGAGCGCACCGCCAACCTCAACCGCCCGCTGGGCAAGGCTTATCCCTTTGCCACCACCACCCCCAACGCCTTGGCCAGCGGCATTATGGACGCCGTGTGCGGCGCTATCATATTGATGCACGGGCGTTTGCAACACAAAGTGGGCGCGGGCAAGCCGGTAGACCTGATTATCACCGGCGGCGGCGCGGCCAAGGTAGCGCAAGCATTGCCGCCGCAGTTTAGTTTAGACAACCGCGTTGAAATTGTGGATAATTTGGTGATTTACGGCCTTTTGAATTGGGTTGAACACACATGA
- a CDS encoding nucleotide sugar dehydrogenase, with product MPNLLQNTIDKLDNKSAKIGIVGLGYVGLPLMLRYVDVGYSVLGFDIDAVKVSKLNQGETYIEHIPATKIAAARQNLFEATTDFGRIGECEAVILCVPTPLNKYREPDMSFVINTTDAVKPYLRAGQVLSLESTTYPGTTEEELLPRAQESGLVVGENIFLVYSPEREDPGNPHFETRTIPKVIGGHTPACLQAGLALYRPAIDQVVPVSSTKAAEMTKLLENIHRAVNIGLVNEMKIVADKMGIDIHEVIDAAATKPFGFVAYYPGPGLGGHCIPIDPFYLTWKAREYGVNTRFIELAGEVNSAMPDYVVSKVALALNDNHQSIKDSRILVLGIAYKKNVDDMRESPSVMIMERLRDLGAQVAYSDPHVPVFPQMREHHFTLSSETLTAENLASFDCVILATDHDKFDYDLLKQHARVLVDTRGKYQGQHDRVIKA from the coding sequence ATGCCAAACCTTTTACAAAACACCATTGATAAACTTGATAACAAATCAGCCAAAATCGGCATTGTGGGATTGGGCTATGTAGGTCTGCCATTGATGTTGCGTTATGTTGATGTTGGCTATTCGGTATTGGGTTTTGATATTGATGCAGTCAAGGTAAGTAAGCTTAATCAAGGCGAGACTTATATTGAGCATATTCCCGCCACCAAAATTGCCGCCGCACGGCAAAATTTATTTGAAGCCACCACCGATTTCGGCCGTATCGGTGAATGTGAGGCGGTGATTTTGTGTGTGCCTACGCCGTTAAATAAATACCGTGAGCCGGACATGAGCTTTGTGATCAACACCACCGATGCTGTGAAGCCCTATTTGCGCGCAGGTCAGGTTTTGTCATTGGAAAGCACCACCTATCCGGGCACCACCGAAGAAGAGTTGCTGCCCCGTGCACAAGAGAGTGGTTTGGTCGTGGGTGAAAATATTTTTCTGGTTTACTCGCCTGAGCGTGAAGATCCCGGCAACCCCCATTTTGAAACCCGCACCATTCCCAAAGTGATTGGCGGCCATACACCGGCCTGCTTGCAGGCAGGCTTGGCACTTTACCGCCCTGCCATTGATCAAGTGGTGCCGGTGAGCTCCACCAAAGCTGCCGAGATGACCAAATTGCTGGAAAACATCCACCGTGCGGTGAATATCGGTTTGGTTAATGAAATGAAAATAGTGGCCGACAAAATGGGGATTGATATCCACGAAGTAATTGATGCGGCTGCCACCAAGCCATTCGGTTTCGTGGCCTACTACCCCGGCCCCGGCTTAGGCGGGCATTGCATTCCCATTGATCCATTCTATTTGACTTGGAAGGCGCGGGAATATGGCGTCAACACCCGCTTTATCGAATTGGCGGGTGAGGTAAATTCTGCCATGCCCGATTATGTTGTCAGCAAAGTGGCACTGGCGCTGAACGACAACCATCAATCAATTAAAGACAGCAGGATTTTAGTGCTCGGCATTGCCTATAAAAAGAATGTTGACGATATGCGCGAAAGCCCGTCGGTGATGATTATGGAACGTTTGCGCGATTTAGGTGCCCAAGTGGCCTATTCGGATCCACATGTGCCCGTATTCCCACAAATGCGCGAACATCATTTTACGCTCTCCAGTGAAACACTCACCGCCGAAAATTTGGCCAGTTTCGATTGTGTGATTCTGGCCACCGATCACGACAAGTTCGACTACGATCTGCTCAAACAACACGCCCGTGTATTGGTGGATACCCGCGGTAAATACCAAGGCCAGCATGATCGCGTTATCAAAGCTTAA
- a CDS encoding DMT family transporter, giving the protein MSPRFIGILQIIGAAVCWGTLGLIGTRLHQLHFTSSQVAAVRIVGALAVLLLLLPLFWPYLRNLHWRRLPFLALQSMLGMLGMSWFYFAAVTHAGSAVAVALLYTAPVWSLILARLILGEGIRPVQALLTVLAATGVALTMAGGISAQPVGLLFGLLSGLCYALYGVLGKRAMQGNPPMLVLFTSIAFSALVLLATALPYDAAALLWQMPNKSVWLYALALVLTGTLLPYFLFIKGLEKMPAAQASVFTIIEPLTAVLLATLWLGEHIGVLQALGIALIVAAAAANAVLRPAPKRMPL; this is encoded by the coding sequence ATGTCTCCCCGTTTTATCGGCATATTGCAAATCATCGGCGCCGCTGTGTGCTGGGGCACGCTGGGGCTAATCGGCACCCGTTTGCACCAGTTGCATTTTACGTCTTCGCAAGTGGCGGCGGTGCGCATTGTGGGCGCGCTGGCGGTGCTGTTGCTACTGTTGCCGCTGTTTTGGCCGTATTTACGCAATCTACATTGGCGGCGCTTGCCGTTTTTGGCCTTGCAATCCATGCTGGGGATGTTGGGCATGAGCTGGTTTTATTTTGCGGCCGTTACCCATGCGGGCAGCGCGGTGGCGGTGGCTTTGCTGTATACCGCGCCGGTGTGGAGTCTGATTTTGGCGCGTTTGATTCTGGGCGAAGGTATTCGGCCGGTGCAGGCGCTGCTCACGGTATTGGCCGCCACCGGGGTGGCACTCACCATGGCCGGCGGCATTTCCGCCCAGCCGGTAGGGCTGTTGTTCGGCCTGCTTTCCGGCTTGTGTTATGCGCTTTACGGCGTGTTGGGTAAGCGCGCCATGCAAGGCAATCCGCCTATGCTGGTGTTGTTTACCTCGATTGCCTTCAGTGCGCTGGTATTGCTGGCCACGGCACTGCCCTACGATGCGGCGGCGCTATTGTGGCAGATGCCGAATAAAAGCGTTTGGCTGTATGCGCTGGCGCTGGTGCTCACGGGCACCTTGCTGCCGTATTTTCTGTTTATCAAAGGGCTGGAAAAAATGCCCGCCGCCCAAGCTTCGGTGTTCACCATTATCGAGCCGCTCACCGCGGTGCTGCTGGCCACGCTATGGCTGGGCGAGCATATCGGTGTATTGCAAGCGCTGGGCATTGCCCTGATTGTGGCCGCAGCAGCGGCCAATGCAGTGCTGCGCCCGGCACCGAAGCGGATGCCGTTATAG
- a CDS encoding MATE family efflux transporter yields MIRKIGSSIAIQSLGTLSGFAVVWLITRYLGVSKQGEFALLKSWIDLLVVIGCFGFPQSFIYTINKLNTSAQILKRFSSIYPVAIFTVASILSYFWFHYSSNVISFSTVHYVFIGAAIAGLVGHGLLRGIFLTQNDGKKFALISILPALGLFVFIGLGIFVDIPISLPLAYVLTGLIAFIIMLWLVKPSSGGRALQWRPILLNGNSIFLQGLAMTLLPMTTYWLMSYFGMDKKAIGGFNIAVYCYLAFALPLNMVSPIFFNRWSKNHDKAVLSKELKRFLWIGLPILPISLFLAYLLKYIVPYVFGGELEFAIPSMQILLSAGILVYATNLLSCMNIAMGSFTSNTRAYILKVAASIIFIFGSLSLFQNDLKMVALSWLLGDLSLLMILFTLVTRSFKTQRKSV; encoded by the coding sequence ATGATTCGAAAAATTGGCTCCTCTATTGCTATTCAATCCTTAGGTACACTCTCAGGTTTTGCGGTGGTCTGGTTGATTACACGATATTTAGGTGTTAGCAAACAAGGGGAGTTTGCCTTACTCAAATCATGGATTGATTTACTTGTCGTTATCGGATGTTTTGGCTTTCCTCAAAGTTTTATTTATACAATCAATAAACTAAACACCTCAGCTCAGATCCTGAAGCGGTTTTCGAGTATTTATCCTGTCGCTATTTTTACTGTTGCCAGCATCCTTAGTTATTTTTGGTTTCATTACAGCTCTAATGTAATCAGTTTTTCTACTGTGCATTATGTTTTTATTGGTGCAGCCATTGCTGGTTTAGTCGGTCATGGTTTATTAAGAGGAATTTTTTTAACCCAAAATGATGGAAAAAAATTTGCGCTGATTAGTATCTTGCCTGCTTTAGGCTTGTTTGTTTTTATAGGCTTGGGCATTTTTGTAGATATTCCTATCTCCCTTCCTTTGGCTTATGTGCTCACAGGCTTGATCGCTTTTATAATCATGCTGTGGTTGGTTAAACCCAGCAGCGGAGGAAGAGCGCTACAGTGGCGACCCATACTGCTTAATGGCAATAGTATTTTTTTACAAGGTCTTGCTATGACTTTGCTGCCCATGACTACTTACTGGCTGATGTCCTATTTTGGTATGGATAAAAAGGCTATTGGCGGTTTTAATATTGCTGTGTATTGTTATCTGGCATTTGCTCTACCATTAAATATGGTTTCCCCTATATTTTTTAATCGCTGGTCAAAAAACCATGATAAAGCAGTGCTATCAAAAGAACTGAAGCGATTTTTATGGATTGGGCTACCCATCTTACCTATCAGTTTATTTTTAGCCTATTTGCTGAAATATATTGTTCCCTATGTTTTTGGTGGTGAATTAGAGTTTGCGATACCCAGTATGCAAATACTTTTGAGCGCGGGGATTTTGGTTTATGCTACTAACTTATTAAGTTGTATGAATATAGCCATGGGATCATTTACCAGTAATACACGCGCTTATATACTTAAAGTAGCAGCAAGCATTATTTTTATCTTTGGATCTTTATCTCTTTTCCAAAATGATTTAAAAATGGTTGCGCTATCTTGGCTTCTCGGTGATCTGTCTTTATTGATGATACTGTTTACGCTTGTTACCAGATCATTTAAAACACAAAGGAAAAGCGTATGA
- a CDS encoding DegT/DnrJ/EryC1/StrS family aminotransferase has product MEFIDLAAQQARIKSQIDANIQKVLSHGKYILGPEVAELEENLANYCGAQYCISVANGTDALQIALMALGIGAGDEVIIPGFTYIATAETAALLGAKPIYVDIDEKTYNINPALIEAAITSKTRAIMPVSLYGQCADYDTINAIAAKYNLPVIEDAAQSFGATYKGKKSGNLTTIACTSFFPSKPLGCYGDGGAIFTNDTELAKIIRQIARHGQDRRYHHIRVGVNSRLDTLQAAILLPKLAILDEEIALRQQVANQYQQQLNQAGIHSTPYIEPHNHSVYAQYTIRVKNRDHVQAALKEAGIPTAVHYPIPLNKQPAVASDVALPIGDLVAEEVMSLPMHPYLQVVDQESITRVLSHALAP; this is encoded by the coding sequence ATGGAATTTATCGACCTCGCCGCGCAACAAGCGCGGATTAAAAGCCAAATCGACGCCAATATTCAAAAAGTATTGAGTCACGGCAAATACATCCTCGGTCCCGAAGTTGCCGAGCTAGAAGAAAATCTGGCCAATTACTGCGGTGCTCAATATTGCATCAGCGTGGCCAATGGCACCGATGCCCTGCAAATTGCCTTGATGGCATTAGGTATTGGTGCAGGTGATGAAGTTATCATCCCCGGCTTTACCTATATTGCCACCGCCGAAACAGCCGCCCTGCTCGGCGCCAAACCGATTTATGTGGATATCGACGAAAAAACCTACAATATCAACCCCGCCCTAATCGAAGCTGCGATTACTAGCAAAACCCGTGCCATTATGCCCGTATCGCTCTATGGACAATGCGCCGACTACGATACCATCAACGCCATTGCCGCTAAGTACAACCTGCCGGTAATCGAAGATGCCGCCCAAAGCTTTGGTGCTACCTATAAAGGTAAAAAATCGGGCAACCTTACCACCATCGCCTGCACCAGCTTTTTTCCCAGCAAGCCCTTAGGCTGCTATGGCGATGGCGGTGCCATCTTTACTAATGACACAGAGCTGGCCAAAATCATCCGCCAAATCGCCAGACACGGCCAAGACCGCCGCTACCACCATATCCGAGTAGGTGTAAACAGCCGTTTAGACACCCTCCAAGCCGCGATCTTATTACCCAAATTAGCCATTCTCGATGAGGAAATCGCGCTACGCCAACAAGTTGCCAATCAATACCAGCAACAGCTAAACCAAGCAGGCATACACAGCACACCCTACATAGAACCCCATAACCACAGCGTTTACGCCCAATACACCATCCGCGTCAAAAACCGCGATCATGTTCAGGCAGCCCTAAAAGAAGCGGGTATCCCCACCGCTGTGCATTACCCCATACCGCTCAATAAGCAACCTGCCGTAGCGAGTGATGTGGCATTGCCGATTGGAGACTTGGTCGCTGAGGAGGTGATGAGTTTGCCGATGCATCCGTATTTGCAAGTTGTGGATCAAGAGTCTATTACCCGCGTGCTCTCTCATGCCTTAGCCCCTTAA
- a CDS encoding cell division protein produces the protein MKWLFAILVALNIIVFGNVVASKLMRPPHATAQVEAPATALTPTPAASVTEPVVTINPPEPASAVAPPPETKTRAELRAEAAAKARAEAAAKARAETQTQTTPSSPAAPAINCSATAVLPEDDYHRIKGLLSRWPHAASRFVEQGGSPPAKATSSRVRYMVAIDGGADMRARLKEQGFDTAISNGRLSLGVFNRRNDAEALLARAKINGFSQAEITQLGGTTATEAPAAALSVAKMRITFIQVDDQAAQDINQIIQRYGRLQRGTCKK, from the coding sequence ATGAAATGGTTGTTTGCCATTTTGGTGGCGCTGAACATTATCGTTTTTGGTAATGTGGTGGCCAGCAAACTGATGCGTCCCCCGCATGCCACCGCACAGGTCGAAGCGCCCGCTACGGCGCTTACGCCTACGCCCGCCGCCAGCGTCACTGAGCCGGTGGTCACCATCAACCCGCCCGAGCCGGCCTCTGCGGTTGCCCCGCCGCCGGAAACCAAAACCCGTGCCGAATTGCGTGCGGAAGCGGCGGCGAAGGCGCGTGCGGAAGCCGCCGCCAAAGCGCGTGCTGAAACTCAAACGCAAACCACCCCTTCCAGCCCGGCCGCCCCCGCGATTAATTGCAGTGCCACCGCCGTGCTGCCTGAAGACGACTACCACCGCATTAAAGGCTTGTTGAGCCGCTGGCCGCACGCCGCCAGCCGCTTTGTCGAACAAGGCGGTAGCCCACCTGCAAAAGCCACCAGCAGCCGTGTGCGCTATATGGTTGCGATTGATGGCGGCGCCGATATGCGCGCGCGCCTGAAAGAACAAGGCTTCGACACGGCCATCAGTAATGGCCGCTTAAGCTTGGGCGTATTCAACCGCAGAAATGATGCCGAAGCCCTGCTCGCGCGCGCCAAAATCAACGGCTTCAGCCAGGCCGAAATCACCCAGCTGGGGGGCACTACCGCCACCGAAGCACCAGCGGCGGCACTGAGTGTGGCCAAAATGCGCATTACCTTTATTCAGGTAGACGACCAAGCGGCGCAAGACATCAACCAAATTATCCAACGCTACGGGCGCTTGCAGCGCGGTACGTGTAAAAAATAA
- a CDS encoding class I SAM-dependent methyltransferase, producing the protein MPPSQHWQAAQYQYNAAFVAAYGTDVLAWLAPQPRERILDLGCGDGALTAQLAASGADVFGIDGSADMVAAAQARGLAAACMDAQQLDFHAEFDAVFSNAALHWMPNAAAVLAGVYRALKPGGRLVAEMGGADNVAAIHQALAEAATAHGFALRPVWYFPTQAEYSTLLQQAGLAPQRMVLFARPTPLPTGITGWLATFAAPLLAEMPPAVRVAVLQQAAAQLQEQLLQENGCLLADYVRLRFEAHKAA; encoded by the coding sequence ATGCCACCCAGCCAACATTGGCAAGCCGCCCAATATCAATACAATGCCGCCTTTGTGGCCGCCTATGGCACCGATGTATTGGCGTGGCTGGCACCACAGCCGCGCGAGCGTATTTTGGATTTGGGCTGCGGTGACGGTGCGCTCACCGCACAATTGGCCGCCAGCGGTGCCGATGTATTCGGTATCGACGGCAGCGCCGATATGGTGGCGGCTGCACAAGCACGCGGGCTGGCCGCAGCGTGTATGGATGCGCAACAGCTCGATTTTCACGCCGAATTTGACGCCGTGTTTTCCAATGCCGCCTTGCACTGGATGCCAAACGCCGCCGCCGTGCTGGCCGGAGTGTATCGGGCGCTGAAGCCGGGCGGGCGCCTGGTGGCGGAAATGGGCGGTGCGGACAATGTGGCCGCTATTCATCAGGCGCTGGCCGAAGCCGCCACCGCCCACGGCTTTGCCTTGCGTCCGGTGTGGTATTTTCCGACTCAAGCCGAATACAGCACCTTATTGCAACAGGCTGGATTGGCACCGCAGCGCATGGTATTGTTTGCCCGCCCCACGCCCTTGCCCACCGGCATCACCGGCTGGCTGGCCACCTTTGCCGCGCCCCTGCTGGCAGAAATGCCACCCGCGGTGCGCGTCGCCGTATTGCAACAAGCGGCGGCACAATTGCAAGAGCAGTTGCTGCAAGAAAACGGCTGCCTGCTGGCCGATTATGTACGCTTGCGCTTTGAAGCACATAAGGCTGCCTGA
- a CDS encoding Gfo/Idh/MocA family protein — protein sequence MLDTIQNRKLKLALVGCGRIANNHFGAMEAHAGDISIVGVCDTDIQALQQAVERTGAKGYNNINALLADTDADIIVLTTPSGQHPAQAVQALEAGFHVITEKPMATRLHDGERMVQAADKVGKRLFVVKQNRLNATLQLLKRAVEEKRFGKIHMVHLNVFWTRPQSYYDQGGGWRGTWEFDGGAFMNQASHYVDLVEWLIGPVQDVQAMISTHRDIETEDTGVWNIRWRNGALGSMAVTMCTYPKNLEGSITILGETGTVRIGGMAVNEIQEWQFADSRDYDEQVKAANYETTSVYGFGHPLYYKNVIDVMRGVAEPVTDGREGLKSLELLIAAYLAARDNKTVSLPLVY from the coding sequence ATGTTGGATACCATACAAAACCGCAAACTAAAACTGGCACTGGTAGGCTGTGGCCGCATCGCCAATAACCATTTTGGTGCCATGGAAGCTCATGCCGGCGACATCAGCATTGTGGGCGTGTGCGATACCGATATACAGGCCTTGCAACAAGCGGTTGAACGCACCGGTGCCAAGGGTTATAACAACATCAATGCCCTATTGGCGGATACCGATGCCGATATAATTGTACTTACCACCCCGTCCGGACAGCATCCGGCGCAAGCAGTACAAGCGCTAGAAGCCGGTTTCCATGTCATCACCGAAAAGCCGATGGCCACACGCCTGCATGATGGCGAGCGCATGGTTCAGGCCGCCGATAAAGTCGGTAAACGCCTATTTGTGGTAAAACAAAACCGCCTTAATGCTACCTTGCAATTGCTTAAGCGCGCGGTAGAGGAAAAGCGTTTCGGTAAAATCCACATGGTGCACCTGAATGTTTTCTGGACCCGCCCGCAGTCGTATTACGACCAAGGCGGCGGCTGGCGCGGCACTTGGGAGTTTGACGGCGGCGCCTTTATGAACCAGGCCAGCCATTATGTGGATTTGGTTGAGTGGCTGATAGGCCCGGTGCAAGATGTACAAGCCATGATTTCCACCCACCGCGATATTGAAACCGAAGACACCGGCGTATGGAATATCCGCTGGCGCAATGGTGCATTAGGATCAATGGCGGTAACCATGTGCACCTATCCGAAAAACCTGGAAGGCTCCATCACCATCTTGGGCGAAACCGGCACTGTGCGCATTGGCGGCATGGCGGTGAATGAAATCCAAGAATGGCAATTTGCCGACAGCCGCGATTACGATGAGCAAGTGAAAGCCGCCAACTATGAAACCACCTCGGTTTACGGCTTTGGCCATCCTCTGTATTACAAGAATGTAATCGATGTTATGCGTGGCGTAGCCGAACCGGTTACCGACGGACGTGAAGGTTTGAAATCGTTGGAATTGCTGATTGCAGCTTATTTGGCTGCGCGCGATAACAAAACGGTATCATTACCTTTGGTTTATTGA
- the apbC gene encoding iron-sulfur cluster carrier protein ApbC — MNTAVLRTALDAVTLPHSQRTLGGEKAVAEIRAEGQGVHITLGFPYPVGHIEAELRTAVAAALSPHIGTAPLEITIHSHITAHKVQPGVATIAGVKNIIAVASGKGGVGKSTTSANLALALSRMGARVGVLDADLYGPSQPTMLGVAAAAPQQQEGHFIPVRAEGGIQVMSIGFLVDTDQAVVWRGPMVSQALQQLLFQSRWDDVDYLIVDLPPGTGDIQLTLSQKIPVTGALVVTTPQDIALIDARKAVDMFNKVNIPIFGVLENMSVHVCSQCGHAEPIFGHDGGKLLAQKLGVPLLGQLPLSLPIRVAMDAGQAAELAHTEPALAQAYTDAAWQLVQAVADKGKDFSSRFPKIVVE; from the coding sequence ATGAACACCGCAGTTTTGCGCACCGCATTAGATGCCGTTACCCTTCCCCACAGCCAACGCACCTTGGGCGGCGAAAAAGCCGTGGCCGAAATCCGCGCAGAAGGCCAAGGCGTCCACATCACACTTGGTTTTCCATATCCCGTTGGCCATATCGAGGCCGAATTGCGTACGGCGGTGGCGGCGGCCTTAAGCCCGCACATCGGCACCGCGCCGCTGGAAATCACCATTCACAGCCACATCACCGCCCACAAAGTGCAGCCGGGCGTGGCCACCATTGCCGGGGTAAAAAACATCATTGCCGTGGCTTCGGGCAAGGGCGGCGTGGGCAAGTCGACCACCAGCGCCAATCTGGCATTGGCCTTAAGCCGCATGGGCGCACGCGTGGGCGTGCTCGATGCCGATTTATACGGCCCCAGCCAGCCCACCATGCTGGGCGTGGCCGCTGCGGCACCGCAACAACAAGAAGGCCATTTTATTCCGGTGCGGGCCGAAGGCGGCATTCAGGTGATGTCAATCGGCTTTTTGGTCGACACCGATCAAGCGGTGGTGTGGCGCGGGCCGATGGTGAGCCAAGCCTTGCAGCAATTGCTGTTTCAAAGCCGCTGGGACGATGTGGATTATTTGATTGTCGACCTGCCGCCGGGCACCGGTGATATTCAGCTTACGCTGTCGCAAAAAATCCCTGTTACCGGCGCACTGGTGGTCACCACGCCGCAAGACATCGCCTTGATTGATGCACGCAAGGCGGTGGATATGTTTAATAAGGTGAATATTCCCATTTTCGGGGTGTTGGAAAATATGTCGGTGCATGTGTGCAGCCAATGCGGCCATGCCGAGCCGATTTTCGGCCACGACGGCGGCAAACTGTTGGCACAAAAACTGGGCGTGCCCTTGCTGGGGCAGCTGCCGCTGAGCCTGCCCATCCGCGTGGCGATGGACGCCGGCCAAGCCGCTGAATTGGCACACACCGAGCCTGCCTTGGCACAAGCCTACACCGATGCCGCCTGGCAGCTGGTGCAGGCCGTGGCGGATAAAGGCAAAGACTTTAGCAGCCGTTTTCCGAAAATTGTGGTGGAATAA
- a CDS encoding acyltransferase, translating to MSTSAYIVHLSAIIDDGAQIGVGSRIWHFVHVCAGAKIGQNCSLGQNVFVGNHVTIGDNCKIQNNVSVYDNVHLEEGVFCGPSMVFTNVYNPRSLIERKNEYRDTLVKKGATLGANCTIVCGTTIGRFAFIGAGAVVNKNVPDYALMVGVPARQIGWMSEYGEQLALPVVGSGKAVCSHTGTVYTLHNGQLNKAAVAE from the coding sequence ATGTCTACCTCCGCTTACATTGTACACCTCAGTGCCATTATTGATGATGGCGCGCAAATCGGTGTCGGCAGTCGCATATGGCATTTTGTCCATGTCTGTGCTGGCGCTAAAATCGGCCAAAATTGTTCTTTAGGCCAAAACGTATTTGTGGGCAACCACGTTACCATTGGCGACAACTGCAAAATTCAAAATAATGTTTCCGTATATGACAATGTCCATCTGGAAGAAGGCGTGTTTTGCGGCCCCAGTATGGTGTTTACCAACGTCTATAACCCGCGTTCATTGATTGAACGCAAAAATGAATACCGCGATACCTTGGTAAAAAAAGGTGCTACGCTGGGCGCAAACTGTACCATTGTGTGCGGTACCACCATTGGACGCTTTGCCTTTATCGGGGCGGGTGCCGTAGTCAATAAAAATGTACCCGATTACGCATTAATGGTGGGCGTTCCCGCACGTCAAATCGGCTGGATGAGCGAATATGGGGAACAACTGGCTTTACCTGTTGTCGGCAGCGGCAAAGCTGTTTGCAGCCATACGGGCACTGTTTACACTTTACATAATGGACAGCTCAATAAAGCGGCTGTAGCGGAATAA